In a genomic window of Aptenodytes patagonicus chromosome 24, bAptPat1.pri.cur, whole genome shotgun sequence:
- the DUSP26 gene encoding dual specificity protein phosphatase 26, whose translation MAFLSRFSRNGTRSPSRGSREERNHHPILSVFELERLLYTGKTACNHADEVWPGLYLGDQDIAANRRELAHLRITHILNASHSKWRGGAEYYEGTGIRYLGIEAHDSPSFDMSPYFYPAADFIHQALNEGRILVHCAVGVSRSATLVLAYLMIRHHMPLVEAIKTVKDHRGIIPNRGFLRQLVALDNALRLKRSA comes from the exons ATGGCTTTCCTGTCCAGGTTCTCCAGGAATGGCACCAGGTCACCGAGCCGGGGCTCACGGGAAGAGCGGAACCACCACCCCATCCTCAGCGTCTTCGAGCTTGAAAGGTTGCTGTACACGGGAAAGACAGCCTGTAATCATGCTGATGAGGTCTGGCCAGGACTCTACCTGGGCGATCA AGATATAGCGGCCAACCGGCGCGAGCTGGCTCACCTGCGCATCACCCACATCCTCAATGCCTCGCACAGCAAGTGGAGGGGGGGTGCTGAGTACTATGAGGGCACAGGCATCCGCTACCTGGGCATTGAGGCCCATGACTCGCCTTCCTTTGACATGAGCCCCTACTTTTATCCTGCAGCTGACTTCATCCACCAAGCGCTGAATGAAG GAAGGATCCTTGTGCACTGTGCTGTCGGGGTGAGCAGGTCGGCCACCTTGGTCCTCGCCTACCTCATGATCCGCCACCACATGCCCCTTGTAGAAGCCATAAAGACGGTCAAGGACCACCGTGGTATCATCCCCAACCGGGGTTTCTTGCGCCAGCTGGTCGCCCTGGACAATGCCCTGAGGCTGAAGAGGAGTGCGTGA